Below is a genomic region from candidate division SR1 bacterium Aalborg_AAW-1.
TATATATAATTATATCTTTTACATGTAATAGTGTAAAATACGCTTGTAATTATAAAGTTATTTTAGTATATAAAGTAATTGCAAATTGTTGCAGGATATTTTATTATATATTATATGAGTTTATGAATAGTACAGAATTATTGAATGCTCTCAATTGGAGGTATGCTACCAAATCTTTTGATAAGGAGAAAAAGCTTGATGCTAATCAGCTCGATACCCTTTTGGAATCTTTGAGATTATCGCCATCAAGCTTTGGTTTACAAGGACGAGGATTTGTTGTTGTAGAAAATCCAGAGCTTAGACAACAGCTCCTTCCTTACGCACGAAATCAGCCACAAGTAGTCGATTCATCTCATCTTATTGTTTTATGTCGTAGAACTGATGTAGATGCTGATTTCGTCAATCGTTATTTTGAAGATATAGCTCACACAAGAAATATAGATATCTCTGCATTAGATGGATATAAAAATATGGTATTAGGTTCTGTAGAAGGGAAATCAAAAGAAGATTTGGCTATTTGGTTAAGTAAACAGACCTATATTGCTCAATGAGTACTCCTTACTACATGTGCACTACTTGGTATTGATGCTTGTCCTATGGAATGATTTGATAGTGCAAAATTTGATGAAATATTAGGACTATTTGATTATAATCTTGCATCGTGTGTTATTACTCCTGTAGGATTTAGATCATCAGATGATGGATACTCTCATGCTCCGAAAGTAAGATTTGCAAAAGAAGATCTTATTGTTATAAAATAATTTTACTCTTTATTATGATAATATCTATGATATCAAAACAAACATTTATTGCAAAACTTCAAAATGAAGTGCGTATTATAAAACACCTTGCTTCTAAAGCTACTACACCAGAATTATTACATTTTAGATTGTCAGATAATCAGAGAACTACTGCTCAATGGTTAGCATATATTGCATTAGTGGGAGTTGCTGGTGCGAAAGATATTCTTAGTGATGATGCGTCAGGATTTGAAACTTTTATGGATGATATGGATAATTTTGATGTAAATAATTTTGATACAATCTTTGATAAAAATGTAGCTGATATGATAGCTATTATTAACGCTGTATCTGATGAAAAATTACATGAAGAAAAAACAATGTTTGGTAGATTCACTGATACAAGAGCGGGACATCTTATGACTTCTGTATATAATTGGCATGTAGCATATAAGACTCAAATATTTTTACAACTCAAAGCAGCAGGACTCAAAGATCTGGGTACGATGAACCTTTGGGGTGGTATGGATGCTCCAGTGAAAGAATCATCACAATAGAAAATGCTATATATCGTTCATACTATGAACAATAGTGTAGTATAAAATATTTAATAATGTTTACATAGTATAGAGAACGATATTTATTTAACCTTATATCATAATAGATGGATACTATTCTTTTTCAAATTCCTATCATATGATCTGAACAATATAGTGATGTGGTGGTACTTTGATGAAAAAGTTTGGATATTGCGATTCAAAAAAAATCAGGAGAATTATGGTTTAATTTGGGGTGATATGATGATCTTTCTTATCCTCAGTCTGAAAGGGATTTATCCACTATGAGTAGAATAGCAAAAGTATTTTCTGAAAGTATAGTTTCTTATATTGATGTTCTTCCTAGTGTCTCATGAATACTGTTGAAAGAAGCTATACAGATTATCAGAATTGATAATTATAGATTATAGTATAAGAAATAATATAAAATAAACCTTATCCATTGGATAAGGTTTTTATATTGATAGTATCTGTCGTTAATTGAATTAATTTAAAATTTTAATCAGTCATTATGAGTGAGATTGTGCAAAATGTGCAAGTTCTTCTACTTTTTTAGAAAGAGCTGCACCATTTTTAGTGACAGAATATCTAATTTTGAGAGGTTTAGTAGAAGTCACATTTCTTAGGATATATCATGCTTCTACGCCTTCATCAAGTCTTTCAGTAAGAATTCTTGAATTGATGTTATCCAGTTTTTTTTGGATTTGAGTAAAAGAAAGTTCTTCATGTTCTCCAAGCACCTTGATAAGGATAATCATCCATTTCTTCCCAAGAAAGTTGAAGAGTTTGCTAATAGGGCATGCATCAGCTGAGATAGTTTTCATACTGTATATAATAAAGAATAAATAGTACAACAACTTGTTTTTCTAAAGCTATGTATAATTATCTTACGTAATAATGCAAGCTTTAGTCTTTGGTGAGGGTACTATATTTCTTTTTATGAGAATCTGGTTGTTCTACTGCATAAGTAATATCCTTATATCCATCAGTAACTTCTCTCGACATATTTACTAGTGAAGAGATATCCATGTCTCCTACATTACCTTTCACAATATAGGGCGCAATATGGTTGAGAATATCATCACGATAGCTTGAAACTTCACGAATAGTTTCAGATAATGATTGTGTATCATCATATGAAGTTCAATCAATAATACTATAGACTCCTTTGTTGATAGCAATGATATGATCTATCATTTCATAGGCAATAATAGAAAGTTTTTTATCAAGCGAATTTTTAACTGTTTGAATATTCTCTCTTACATTTTCAGTTGCTTTACAAGCATTGCTAAGACTGATAAATTGTTTTTGTAAAAGCATGAGTTTCTGACGATTAGCAGCGTCGAGATCAGAAAGTGAGAGTTGGTTAATATAAGCAAATACAGTATCAAGTTGTTCTTTGATTTCTTGATACAGTTCTCTGTGTTGTTCATTATCAAATTTTATCATATTGTTGAGCACTGCGGCGTTAGGTTCTTGATTCCTAATACGATGAGTATCGATACCCCAAATACTTGATATATACTCTAATACTTGTCCGATGAGATACTTTTTGTCAGTTTCTAAGGCATTGATTGAAAGGGTTGCCATATCGTCATCGTACTTTGTTTGTTCTTTATGAAGAGGATGTTGAATGATTTGTAGTGGATAGATTTCTTCTTTTTCAGGAATGACTCGTTGAATAAGTTTCGTAAATAAACCTAAAAATGGAATAAAAGCAATTGATGTAATGAGATTAAAAACGAAATTGATAATTGCATTACCGATAACAGGATTCTCTTTAAAGCCCAGAACGTCCAACGTCAACCAAATAAATGGATAGAAGAGAATAATACCAATAATAACCGTAATAATATTAAATAAGAGATTGGCAATTCCTATTTGTCTTTTTGCTGTCGTTCCAGAGAATGAAGCAATCAATGCGGTAAAGCTTGTTCCAATATTTGCTCAAAGAATGATAGCAAAACCAGCTTCGAAGGTGATAATACCACTACTAAGCGCAGCAAGAGTCATCACTCCTACAGCACCACTTGATTGGACCATAGCAGTTACAATCATACCTATAAGTCCAAAAATCCAAATACTCATATCTTTGTATTGTTCGAAGTTGAAGACTTGAGACATAACTTCTACATTTTCTTTCAAAAAATCGATTCCTAAGAAAAAAAGACCAAATCAGATAAGTAGTTTTGCCCAATATCCTCGATATTTTTTTCCTGACAGGATCATGATAATACCACCAATAGCAATAAGGGGTAGCGCAAACATTGAAATTTTAAATTCTCAAAACCCCAAATATCCTACGATGAGTCCTGTTGCTGTTGATCAGATGTTTGCTCCTACGAGAACTCCCACAGCATTCACCAATTTCATCATACCAGCACTGACGAATCCAAGAGTGAGAAGAGAAACTAAGGTGCTACTGTTTAATATTCCTGTTACGATAGTTCCTACTAATGTTGCTTTCCATCATTTGTCAGTATATTGTTGGAGAATTTGACTCAACTTGGGTCACCCTAGTTTCTTGAGTGATTCTTCAAACATCTCCATTCCAAAACGTATCATACCAAGTCACGCAAAGAGTATCCATCGATTCATTAATAATGAGCAATTAGCAATTAAAAATTAGTAATTATTTATATAATACCAAAAAAAATAATTCTGACAAGAGAACATTGTTTTAGATAGTATATTAAAGTTTACTTGTTGTTATTTCACGATTTAATAAAAAATTCTCTCAATACTTAGAGAATCTTGTCTGAGATGCTATAGCGTATTATGCATTAATCTTATCTTCAATGGTATGAATATTAGATGGTGTATTTGCTTTCAGTTTCTTATAGACATATGCTTGAGCAAGAGAAACTGTAGGAATAGCCCATAGAAGTCCAACTCCAAGAGCAAGCGCTCCTAGTAAGATGATTCCAGCATAAGCAAACCCTATTCCAAATATTTGCCAGAAATTGTTTTTTGTAGCTGCCCAACTTGCTTTAATACTATCGATAGCACCGTATCATTCTGCAATATAGTACTGGAATAACGATAATCTTGTTGCGATCCAGATACCAGGAAGGATAAGAGCTATAATACCTGCAATAACAGCTAATCCTACAAGAATTCCACCTCCAATGAGACGAGCTACTCTAATCCATGGACTAGAAGTAAGGATGCTATATTCCGGTTTTTTATCTTCAAGGATTTGAAGATTGGCTTTTACTAGTCCAAGTCCAAGCCAAGCACCTACGACACCACTAATAATAGAGAGAATGTTGATGATTATCGCCCAAACTCCAACTGGTTGTACAGAAGGCATATTTGTCATTGGGTCAGTGATCATTTGCGTTGCTCCTGGGATTTGTTGGATGATCCAAGTGATGAGTGTTTCTACAGCACCAGGAATCATAGTAATAAGAAGTAATACAACAACTGTTTTGAAGTATTTTTTAACAAGACCCCATGCAGTTGAAAGTACTTCTTTAATAACAAATGTGTGTGATGAAGGAATAATTTCTGACATATGCGATATAGATATAATATAAAAACTTAATCACATACTATCGATCTTGTTTTACTATTGCAAGTGTATTTTGATTTGCAAGTTCGAACAGTAAACGATATCATAGTACTACTATTTATTTGATGATAAACAGAATGAAAGATCATATCTACGCAGTTCATTGTTGGATTAAAGGATGAGGCGCACTCAATGTCTTAGAAGCACTTCTTCATAAAAAAATACGTAACTGACAGTCAGTGGGTGCAATTTTTACGTTGTATTCAGATAGAGATTGGTTGAGTATACAGAGAGAAGATAAGGATAAGAGAGGAAGTAGAGAATGTATCCAGATTCCTATTATTACTGCTTTACCACAACGACTCAATAAGCTTTTTCGTTGGGCTGATGTTAAGAAACCTCCACTTATTACTTATTTTCTCGATTATCGTAATCTGATGCCGTTTTTCCCTCAGTTGATGAAATTGTTATCTCATAAACTTATCCGTACATTGAAACAACAGGATGCTGATATTTTGATTTCATCGTATGCCGTAGCAAAAAATATTGATGTTCCAGAGTGAATATTCAAAGAAATCTATTTTCATCAACCTATGCATTATATTCGGCCTCTCTATGAAGAATACGTGGGATATATGAAGTGATGGAAGAGACGACTCTATAAAAAAATAACGCCAATACTTCGTCGTCGAGATAGTCAATCGAGAAGCTATGATATTATCTATGCGAATAGTGAAAGTACGAAACAACAAATTCAAAAAATTTATTTTCCAGAACAACAACTAGATATTCAAGTGATACATCCACCGATTGATGAAGCATTTTTTTATGAACCTGTTGTAACAGTGCCAGACAACTATTTTTTCTATATCAATCGTTTGACAAAGATGTTTAAGCATTTGGATAAAATTATTCATCTGTGTAATGAATATAAGATACCTCTCATTATCGCTGGGGATGGTCCTGATAAGATAGAACTTATGAAAATGGCTGGACCAACGATTACGTTTGTGGGATGGGTGAGTGATGAACAGACGAAAATATCATTGATGAAAAAATCGAGATGAGTTATTAATATTGCTCATGAAAGTTTTGGAATTGTGACTGCGGAAGCATTATTACTTGGAGTTCCTATTTTCTGATACAACGGAGGAGCGACACCAGAACTCGTCGATGAACAGAGTGGATTGTTAGTTAACTCTTTAGAAAAACAAGAACTTTCTGACCAGTTTAGAAAATTTTTAGCTCAAGAGTTTGATCGTAAAGCTATTCAAGGCAGAGCGAGACAAAGATTTAGTGAAGGACAGAAGTTCTGGAATTAATCAGTTTCGTCCAACTGTGTAGTTGTGATTTCTTCTAAATTGGCTTTCTCGATATCATTCTCTTGTTGTAAAGCATCTGCTATGTTCTGTTGATAAGATACTTCTTGCCACCAATAAGCATTTTGTGCAGAGTGAGGACTATTCTGCATGTCAAGATTAGGATTTTGTATTGTTCAGATTTGTTCGTTCATAGGAGATAAGAATAGAGATAATAAAAGAATAATATAATATGTAAATTTATAATAAGTGATGAAGAGAAAAGAGGAAATTATGTTGTAAAAGGTTGGTAATAGTTTTTTTGTAATTGTCATCATCAGGATCGTATCCATAATATCTTACCATATTACTTTTTTTATGAATTGCAATGATGAATATTCTGGGTTCTATAGATCAATTCTTGCTGCGATTAAAGAGTTTATATTTTTCGTCTTCTTTACCAATATCTGATAGAGTATATCAACGAAGTATATTTTTTGCATAGTTTTCTATGGTATCTACTGTAATATGTGGTCAATCATGAAAATAAGACAAACTTTCTTTTTCTATCCCTAACTCTTTTAATTCTTTAGTGATGATTTGGGGAGTAATAGATTGTAATAACTCATTGTCATCTAACAGGAGTGTGATATCTTTTGTTTTATTTATGATGGTTTTCCAGTTTGCTTTGTGATGATGAGCATCTTCTAATGTAATGATAAGATTATAAGGAATTGTTTCTTTTTCTTCTTTAATATCTATAAGCCAATTTATTATAGAATCTGTATAGATGTTGTTTACGCCGACTTCTAATGCAGCTAGTGCAAGTTTTTCTTTAAATGTTTTTTCATCTTTTATGTCAGAATGAAATGGTTCTAAAAAAAGTTCTAAAAGATGCTGATTATAACGATTATAATATTTATCATCAGTTCATTGTGGATTGAGTTTGGTTATGGTATTATAGAGAGTAGGATATCAGTTCATTGTGTTATTTATAGGAAAAATATCTATCTACTTTTGATGATAATTATTTTATATAAAAAGTCAAATATTTCTTATGATACGCTTGAAATAGTATTCTTCTTTGCTATTATTACATTACTATTGTTTTATTTATAATGAGTATGTACTTATGAAATTATTTGATGATATGCTTCAGTGGATTCGTTCTTGGACTATGAAGTCAAAAGAAGATGGTATTGTAGTATGAAAATCAGTACCAGCTGTCCCATCTCAAGTTACAAAACCTGAATGAACTCTTATGAGTTATGGTCAGATGACTGTTTTTTGGGTGATTGGTGCGTTGATAGCGTATGTAGCGTATTTGGTTTTTAATTCTCTTTCTTTGATTTATCTTGTATTGACGGGATTACTTATTTCTGTAGCTATAGAATCATTTATTATAAAATGACAAAAATATTTGAAAAATAGATGAATTTCTATTGCACTTATGTATTTGTTTTTAGTTGTATTTATGCTTGCTGGAGTGGTAATTATTCTACCTTTTTTACTGAAACAATTATCGTCTATTATTTCAATGATTATTAGTGAAATTTCATTGATGGGACAAAAGATTTCTAGTATGGGTATAACTGCCTATGTTGAATCATTGAATTGGATACCAGGAATGATAAAAAATTACCTTCTTGATTCTTTGGGATCAAATACATCAGAACTCCAAACAACTATTATGCAAAATATTTCTACATTGGTGTCTACAGGAAGTAGTTATGCTAGTAATATTGGTGGAATGGCATTATCCTTTGTATGATCTCTGTTTACTATACTGTGACAAATTGCTCTTGTGCTTACCATTGCAGTATTCTTTTCGATAGAGAAAGAACGTGTAGTACATTTTTTTGTAGATCATACATCATCATCACTCGCTCGTACTCAGTTTATGTCAGAAAAAGTAGATCTTTTCTACAAAAAAATGGGTACTTGGTTGAAAACACAACTTGCATTATGTCTCTATATTTTTATAGTGGTATATATTGCTTTGATTGTATTGTGATGGTTTGGAATGCCATTGCCAAATAGTTTTTCCTTAGCTCTTATGGCAGGATTTACAGAATTTATTCCTTATTTATGACCTATTTTGGGAGCGGTTCCTGCAGTCATTGTGGCGACTATTATTTATGGTTGGAAATGATTAATTGTAGTGAGTATTGTCTATGTTATTATTCAGCAAATAGAAAATAATGTATTAGTCCCTATGTTAATGAATAAGTCGTTAGGAGTTAGTCCACTATTGATTTTGTTGTGTGCATTGTTTTTTGGCTCTATCTTATGATTTATAGGTATATTGCTTGCTGTTCCCTTTGCTATTTTGATTACGATGGTGGTGAAGAAAGACTTTCAATAAACATATACTCAAGATTTGCGTTATAGATCAAAATTGGTATACTTGCTTATATATAATTTATTTATTATAGGAGGAGTAGTATGAACAATTCGTGGAAAGAACGAGAAAAAATATTACAAGATGATAGTAGAAAAGATTTTATTGAAAAGCGAAATAAGCAAACGAAAGATTTTGGGAAGGAAAGAATTTTTTCATTATTTCAGGAATGATATACCTTTTATAAAGAGAATCCTTCAGAGGAAAAATTTAAATTTACAGTAGGATCTATTATTGAAAAAATTAAACAACAAAAAAATAAAGTATATCTCAAGGGAACAAAGAAAAAAAGTAGAGAAGCTGCTGTAGAAATAGCGAGTTTGTTTGGTAAATTTATAAGTCTTAAACGTGATAGATGAGATGATATATTTAATGCTTTGTGATGATCTTTGGATAGAGTAAAAGCGCATTGAAGTCAAAAAAAAAATCAACAAGCATGAACACAATCTCAGCTCTGAGAAGTATTGCAACAAAATATTGTCAATAAAGCAGATAGCGATATATCTAAAGATTTAGATGATCTTTACAATGATACTCCAGAAAATTATAAATATGCACGACAGTACTATAATAACCAATAATGATTTTTGTTTTTCTATTGTTTGGTTTCTCTTTCTTGATTTTAGATAGGAATTTCCTATAGTTATAAGTATAGTTTTATATAATTTTTTTGTATGTCATCGAGAATTCGTAATTTTTGTATCATAGCCCATATAGACCATGGAAAGAGTACTCTAGCAGATCGTATGCTAGAAATTACTGGTGCTATGAAAAAAGTCGATCATGCTCAGACACTCGACACCATGGATATCGAACAAGAGCGTGGAATAACTATCAAGATGACACCAGCACGTATGCAATGGAAAGGTATTGAACTGAATTTGATTGATACCCCTGGTCATGTGGATTTTCAGTATGAAGTGTCACGTTCTCTTTCGGCAGTAGAAGGAGCGGTATTACTTATTGATGCGTCACAAGGTATCCAAGCTCAGACACTTTCAGTTCTCTATTCTGCTATTAATAGTGGACTTACGATTATCCCTGTCATGAATAAGATTGATCTTCCAGCAGCCAATCCTGAAAGAGTATCGAAAGAAATTGAACATCTTGTGGGGATACCTGCATCAGAAGTGATAGGAATTTCTGCAAAGACAGGACTCAATGTAGAATCCGTACTTGATGCTATTGTAGAAAAAATCCCACCATTTGTTGAGAATCAACTTGATGATATAGACGCAAAAGCATTGATTTTTGACTCGGTGTATGATACCTATAGAGGAGTGGTAGTGTACGTGAAAGTATTGTCGGGAAGTTATAAAATAGGAGATGTTGTTTATCTTCCACACTCAGAGAAGTCATTTACGCTCACTGAAGTGGGATATCTCACTCCGAAATACCAAAAGGATAAAGAACTTTCATCGGGTCAGATATGATATTTTTGTACCTGACAAAAATCAGTAAGAGATGCAAAAATTGGAGACACCATATTGAAAGTGAAGAGTGAAAAATTAAGAGTTAAGAGTGATTATTCACTTTTGATGCCCTATGCGGTACAAGGATTTTCAAAAGCGAAACCATTCGTCTATGCAGGAGTATATCCTATTGATACGGTAGAGTATGATAAGTTGAAGGAAGCGTTTGATAAATTATCGCTGAATGATAGCGCAATATCGTATGAACATGAAGTATCCAAAGCACTTGGTTTATGATTTCGTTGTGGATTTTTGGGTATGTTACATATGGATATTATCAAAGAAAGATTAAGTAGAGAATATGGGATTGAAACACTGTTTACTACTCCAACTGTAGCCTATTTGGTGAAAGCGAAAGGATTTGGAGATGAACGCTTTAGGTCTGGCCGTAATGTGATTGAGATGGTTGTGTCAGGGCTATTTATCCATGTAGTTAATAACTTCGCTTCAGGACTCTCTGTAGAACAATATGAAGATTATTCTGATCATCAGTTAGCTGATACCTATACCAAAGAACTCCATGATCGATTAGTAGTAAGATCAGGATCTGATATGATTACGAAGTGAGATATTGATATGATTTATGAACCTATTGCTGAAGTAGAAATTGTGGGTCCAGAAGAATATGCAGGTGCTATCATGAAATTAGTGCAAGAATATAGAGGTTCTTTACTCTCGATGGAATATTTGGATCAGACACGTGTTGTATGGAGATATGAAATGCCTATGGGTGAGATGATTGTTGATTTTTATGATAGACTCAAGTCTTCTACGAAGTGATATGCTACCCTCAATTATGAATTTAAAAAGTATCAGTATGCTGACATGGTCACGTTGGATATTCTGATCAATGGAGAGAAAGTGGAAGCGTTTAGCTTGATCGTTCATGAATCGAAAGCATATACTATTGGTTCAGATATTGTGGAAAGGCTTAAGGATCTGATTCCTAAGCATCTGTTTGCTATCCCTCTCCAAGCAGCTATCGGTACAAAAGTTATTGCAAGAGAAACAATCTCTGCTCAACGTAAAGATGTGATTGCAAAATGTTATGGATGAGACATATCCCGTAAGCGTAAACTTCTTGAAAAACAAAAAGAAGGTAAGAAAAAGATGAAAGCGATGGGTAATGTGAATGTACCAAGTGATGTCTTTATTAAAATGGTAACTAAAAACTAATCTGCTTGCGCAGATTTTTTATAAAATGTCAATTTTTCTCTTGTATTGACATATTGTATTGATTAGTATGATAGGAGTTGTTTATATTGTAGAGATATCTTATGACTCATCGCCCAACAGTATCTATTCAGTCACTATGATGAATACCAAATTTTGAAAAACAAACTTCTATTACCTGATCAGCTCATGTACTTACGTATAAGGCACTTGCAAAGAAAGTAGAACAAGAGATTAAAGTTCTCCTTGATATGGGTTCTTTTGGTGATAATAAAATAAATATAGTAGATCAGTTACAGATAGAAGGAATTGGAGATCTTTCTCAATTAGATGCTGTTATTATCTCTCATGTACACAACGATCATCTAGGTAATATCATACAATTGATTAAAGCATGATATACTGGATTGGTCTACATGTCTCATACGTCCAAAGCTATTATTCAACCTATCTTATATGATATGCTGGCATTAGCTTCAGTAGAACATGATTTGATTATATCAAAAAATACAAAATTTGGTATCAAAGCTGATAAAATGCTTTCTCTTGTCGAGTCCTATGAAAAAGATAAGCATTGATATGAAAAATCACATCACAAACATGCAAAACAGAAAAAGCAAAAAGAAGTTACTGAAGAGGAATATCTTAGAGCGAAAGAATTTTTAAAAAAGTATAATATTAACTACAATAGCGATATTGTTAAATCATACCTACCTGTTCCTGATTTGCCATTTGAGGAAGAAGATATTATACAGTTTTTATCACAAATTAGATCATTTGATAAAGAGGAGGATTATCCACTTGTAACCAAAGAATGATTAAAACTCAGAGCAAAATTCTATGAAGCTGGACATATTCCATGAGCAGTACAGACCATATTGAAGTTTGGATATGATCCTTATAATAGTGGTGCTCAGCATCAGTTATTGTATACTTGAGATCTCGGAAGACTGAAGGAACCTGAGATAGTACCAGAACCATCTCTTGTTAAGGAAAAAGTAGATCTAACACTTATGGAATCTACGTATGGTAATAGAATACATCAAGAAAGAGGTACTGATCAAGAGAGACTGATAGAAAATATAACTACAGCACAAGATCTTTTTATGCTACCAGCTTTTTCATTGGGAAGAGGTCCTGAAGTGGTAAAACTTCTGATTGATGCAATTGATATTGGTACTTTAGTGTTGTGAGAATGAGAGAAAATTTTTGTTGATGGAAAACTGACCAAAGAAATAGCAATGAGATTATTAGAAAGAGATCCACAAACATATAAATTTCTTACTCATCCCGCTATTAAATTTATTGATTCAACTCATCATAGAAAACAAATTTATGAACAAGAATGAAGAAAAATTGTTATAGCGAGTGGAGGTATGATGCAATGATGATCAAGTGTTCCTATTGCGAACAAATACATGAGTGATAAGAATGCGGTATTTTCAACTGTAGGATATCAAGCGTATGGAACATGGGGAAATTATCTCCAAAATAATAAAGGGTTAGTCTATACAGCAGATAGATTTAAGCAGATGAAAAATAAAATCTATCACCATGAATACACCATTGAGAAAATTATAAATAGAGAAGCACAAGAAGCAATTCTTATTTCTGGACAAGGTACAAAAGAATTGATAACAATTTTAGGAGATTTATATAAGCTTTTCACTACTCACAAATATCGTGAGCATATTCAACTTCAAGATGATGAATATATTTATATACCTCAAAGGTTTTGGGAAGATGAGAGAAGAGGTAGTTCTACTATTAAGAAAGCAGAAAGTTTCCTTAAAAAATATGATACAGAAGTATATCACTATTTCTATGATAAAATAAAAATTATCGATGAAGATACTGATTATGATGATGACAAGAAATATATTCCAACTTGACCAGGTATCCATATTTTTTGGGATTTGATCGGTAAGAAATATATGAATTCAAAAATGGATCATTATTCATCATTTTCGGGGCATGCTGATCGTGATGAATTGATTGCTCTTTTAGAATGAAATCGTCAGAAAAAAAATCACACTACCATATTAGTTCATGGTGAAATGCCTGCTAGAAAAGAATTGTCAGAGCATATTCAAAAAAATAGACTAATCCCAAATAAGACAATTCTTCCTGAACTCTATGATGTACTGACCTTTGATTGTGAAACTGGAAAACTTATAGAACATAAAAAAGAAGAGTAATCCCTAGAAGCTTACTTTTTTATGTATTCTTGTGAAAATTAGAGAACGAGAGACTTTATAGCTACTTTGATGGCATCAGCAAATTCTTGTGTTTCATCGGGAAGAGTAATAGTATGGATTTCTATACGTTCGATAATATCATCTTGTTCAATACTATTCACAACATCCATATCAGTCAGATCTACTACTTTTCCAAATACGGTATGTTTACCATCTAATCGAGGAGTCTCGAGAT
It encodes:
- the yodB gene encoding HTH-type transcriptional regulator YodB; this encodes MKTISADACPISKLFNFLGKKWMIILIKVLGEHEELSFTQIQKKLDNINSRILTERLDEGVEAGYILRNVTSTKPLKIRYSVTKNGAALSKKVEELAHFAQSHS
- a CDS encoding Glycosyl transferases group 1 → MKDHIYAVHCWIKGGGALNVLEALLHKKIRNGQSVGAIFTLYSDRDWLSIQREDKDKRGSRECIQIPIITALPQRLNKLFRWADVKKPPLITYFLDYRNLMPFFPQLMKLLSHKLIRTLKQQDADILISSYAVAKNIDVPEGIFKEIYFHQPMHYIRPLYEEYVGYMKGWKRRLYKKITPILRRRDSQSRSYDIIYANSESTKQQIQKIYFPEQQLDIQVIHPPIDEAFFYEPVVTVPDNYFFYINRLTKMFKHLDKIIHLCNEYKIPLIIAGDGPDKIELMKMAGPTITFVGWVSDEQTKISLMKKSRGVINIAHESFGIVTAEALLLGVPIFGYNGGATPELVDEQSGLLVNSLEKQELSDQFRKFLAQEFDRKAIQGRARQRFSEGQKFWN
- a CDS encoding Na+/Pi-cotransporter, translated to MNRWILFAGLGMIRFGMEMFEESLKKLGGPKLSQILQQYTDKGWKATLVGTIVTGILNSSTLVSLLTLGFVSAGMMKLVNAVGVLVGANIGSTATGLIVGYLGFGEFKISMFALPLIAIGGIIMILSGKKYRGYWAKLLIGFGLFFLGIDFLKENVEVMSQVFNFEQYKDMSIWIFGLIGMIVTAMVQSSGAVGVMTLAALSSGIITFEAGFAIILGANIGTSFTALIASFSGTTAKRQIGIANLLFNIITVIIGIILFYPFIWLTLDVLGFKENPVIGNAIINFVFNLITSIAFIPFLGLFTKLIQRVIPEKEEIYPLQIIQHPLHKEQTKYDDDMATLSINALETDKKYLIGQVLEYISSIWGIDTHRIRNQEPNAAVLNNMIKFDNEQHRELYQEIKEQLDTVFAYINQLSLSDLDAANRQKLMLLQKQFISLSNACKATENVRENIQTVKNSLDKKLSIIAYEMIDHIIAINKGVYSIIDGTSYDDTQSLSETIREVSSYRDDILNHIAPYIVKGNVGDMDISSLVNMSREVTDGYKDITYAVEQPDSHKKKYSTLTKD
- the yfkO gene encoding Putative NAD(P)H nitroreductase YfkO, with the translated sequence MNSTELLNALNWRYATKSFDKEKKLDANQLDTLLESLRLSPSSFGLQGRGFVVVENPELRQQLLPYARNQPQVVDSSHLIVLCRRTDVDADFVNRYFEDIAHTRNIDISALDGYKNMVLGSVEGKSKEDLAIWLSKQTYIAQGVLLTTCALLGIDACPMEGFDSAKFDEILGLFDYNLASCVITPVGFRSSDDGYSHAPKVRFAKEDLIVIK
- the lepA gene encoding Elongation factor 4, yielding MSSRIRNFCIIAHIDHGKSTLADRMLEITGAMKKVDHAQTLDTMDIEQERGITIKMTPARMQWKGIELNLIDTPGHVDFQYEVSRSLSAVEGAVLLIDASQGIQAQTLSVLYSAINSGLTIIPVMNKIDLPAANPERVSKEIEHLVGIPASEVIGISAKTGLNVESVLDAIVEKIPPFVENQLDDIDAKALIFDSVYDTYRGVVVYVKVLSGSYKIGDVVYLPHSEKSFTLTEVGYLTPKYQKDKELSSGQIGYFCTGQKSVRDAKIGDTILKVKSEKLRVKSDYSLLMPYAVQGFSKAKPFVYAGVYPIDTVEYDKLKEAFDKLSLNDSAISYEHEVSKALGLGFRCGFLGMLHMDIIKERLSREYGIETLFTTPTVAYLVKAKGFGDERFRSGRNVIEMVVSGLFIHVVNNFASGLSVEQYEDYSDHQLADTYTKELHDRLVVRSGSDMITKGDIDMIYEPIAEVEIVGPEEYAGAIMKLVQEYRGSLLSMEYLDQTRVVWRYEMPMGEMIVDFYDRLKSSTKGYATLNYEFKKYQYADMVTLDILINGEKVEAFSLIVHESKAYTIGSDIVERLKDLIPKHLFAIPLQAAIGTKVIARETISAQRKDVIAKCYGGDISRKRKLLEKQKEGKKKMKAMGNVNVPSDVFIKMVTKN